The following coding sequences are from one Diospyros lotus cultivar Yz01 chromosome 7, ASM1463336v1, whole genome shotgun sequence window:
- the LOC127806366 gene encoding uncharacterized protein LOC127806366, which translates to MDELRDLAQIRQAAYNQCIARANTTSFLLSCLQFSGVFLRANCLPSSASPVGRGHRSAGIRRCILLRQVAKSASDRSRASSIFRTAIRRASSAIIPVHCVSRFLVCATFCNCFVVRGSVAIYSFLICSVETEQILQRQSKYSEFPPLLFTVFWSLPESKLSAEFCLFGWSWSPF; encoded by the exons ATGGATGAGCTTCGAGACCTGGCGCAAATTCGACAAGCCGCGTATAATCAATGCATTGCTAG AgcaaatacaacaagtttcctCCTCTCTTGTTTACAGTTTTCTGGCGTCTTCCTGAGAGCAAACTGTCTGCCGAGTTCTGCCTCTCCGGTTGGTCGTGGTCACCGTTCCGCCGGAATCAGACGTTGTATCCTGCTGAGACAGGTCGCCAAGTCTGCCAGTGACCGAAGCAGGGCGTCTTCTATCTTCAGGACAGCGATCCGGCGTGCCTCGTCTGCTATCATTCCAGTTCACTGTGTTAGCCGTTTTCTTGTTTGCGCCACTTTTTGCAATTGTTTTGTTG TTCGTGGATCCGTGGCTATATATAGCTTCTTGATCTGCAGTGTTGAGACAGAGCAAATACTGCAGAGACAGAGCAAATACAGCGAGTTTCCTCCTCTCTTGTTTACAGTTTTCTGGAGTCTTCCTGAGAGCAAACTGTCCGCTGAGTTCTGCCTTTTCGGTTGGTCGTGGTCACCGTTTTGA